The nucleotide sequence CTGGCCCCAGTGGCCGGTCATCTTCCGTACCTCCTCCGCCCATGCGGAGGGCGGCATCCGCGAGTTCTCGATCTCTACAACCCGCTTCTCCGGAGAAAATGGCCAGGTCCAGAAGCTGCACGCACACAGGGTCGAGATGATCACCGAAAACGGCCGGATGGCCTTCAGACCGATCCCCGGCACCGAGTTCGAACTGGAAGTGGACTTGGTCCTGCTGGCCATGGGCTTTCTGGGTCCAGAGCGCAGCGGACTGCTTAGTGAACTCAGCGTACGACTCACCGACCGCGGCAACGTCTGGCGGGATCAGGACTGGATGACCAGCGTGCCTGGCGTCTTTACGGCCGGCGATATGCAGCGCGGCCAATCGTTGATCGTCTGGGCTATCGCCGAAGGCCGTAGCGCCGCCCGAGGCATCGACCGCTACCTCATGGGCCATTCCGCCCTCCCCGCTCCCCTCCCCTAATCCACCAGATCATCCATTCGCACTGGGGAGGCGCGGGCGTTTTGTGCGCCGTCTCAAAGTGCGGGTGCGCCGCTCTCCCTGAAGAGCCGCTGGTCCCGCGTATCGGGGATCTTTACGTCATGATCGCGGTTCTGGACGGGTAACTATGGGGCTGCCGCCCCTTGTGCTCCCTCTTTCAATACGAGAAATACAAAGCAGACCGAAGGACTCCTGGTATACTTAAACATACAAACCGGAAGTTCGCCAAATTGAAACGCGAGTTCGATGGTTATTTCCGCTCAGTTCGTCTCGAACATCGCTGACCCACCGCGGCAACACAGGCGCGTACCTCGCCGCGTCAAGGCCGGCTCTCTGCTGTGGTTTCTTGCAACCCTCGCAGTCATTGCGGGGCTGCTGACATCAGGGTCGGGCCTGCTACTGGCCGCAGGCGCCACAACCCGGATGGCCGCTGCCTCCCAGTCCGCCACTCTTGCCGGTCAGCTTCTGGTTGCCAAGGATGAACTTCGAGATCCACGATTCGTCCGCTCCGTGATCTATCTCCTCCATCATGACGCGAATGGAGCGATGGGTCTCATCCTGAACAGGCCGGTCGGAGAGGCATCCCTATCTGAGCTGCTGAAAGACGCGGGGTTGGAAGGCACGGGGGTAAAGGGAAAGATCCGCGTACACTTTGGAGGACCGGTCGATCCTGGACTGGGATTCGTCCTACATACTGCGGACTACAAGATCGAGGGCACTAAAGTCGTCAAGAACGGCATCGCCGTAACGGCGCAACCGGAGATTCTCCGCGCCATTGGCGCCAGGACAGGCCCACACAAGAGCCTCTTTGCGCTGGGGTATGCCGGTTGGGCGCCAAGCCAGCTCGAGGCCGAAATCAAGGCCGGGGCATGGGAGATCGTCCCGGCCGACGAAGCGCTCGTGTTCGATGAGAACGCTGAGACGAAGTGGGAGCGCGCTCTGGCCCGACGGACGATTCGTCTCTGATTTTCACACCGCATTCCCCCTGAAACCAAGTTGTCGCTGCCCTGAAAGCCCCCCTACAGTCCCTTCTCCGCCCGATGTGGAGGATGGGAAGGGGAGTACAAGCAGAACTTTTTTGTCTATCGGCAAACGGAAGGTCCATGAGGCTTCAGAGGTTCCAGCCTACCAGAATCCTGATCGTTAGGAGACTGAATTAGGGAAGAGGAAGACCATTTCAAGGAATAACTACGGCCGTAGATGCTAGCGAAACTCGCAGGACTTCACAGGAATAGCCCGCTTTTCTCTGAAAAGTTTGGTGGGCCGTATAGGACTCGAACCTATGACCCGCTGATTAAGAGTCAGCTGCTCTACCAACTGAGCTAACGGCCCCTCCGAGCTGATAGCTGTTAACTTTCAGCTATCAGCATTTTCATGGCGCGCCCAGGGAGACTCGAACTCCCGACCTACTGCTTAGAAGGCAGCCGCTCTATCCGGCTGAGCTATGGGCGCCTAACAACAGGATATGGGGGTTAGGGGATAGGGGATAGAAAACAAGGAACCCGCTGCTATCCACGCCTCAGCCCTGAACCCTTCACCATATACCCTACGCTCTTTTATGGCGCGCCCAGGGAGACTCGAACTCCCGACCTACGGATTCGAAGTCCGGCGCTCTATCCGGCTGAGCTATGGGCGCGTGGGGTGAACGGAGGGACTCGAACCCTCAACCCCTGGAGCCACAGTCCAGTGCTCTGCCATTGAGCTACGCTCACCATTCGAACCGCGTACACAGTTTAGAGGGTAGGGTTGCGTCATTCCGATCCCCTACCCCCTATACCCTAAACCATTTCTTTTATTGGCGCGCCTGGCCCGATTTGAACGGGCGACACACGGCTCCGGAGGCCGTTGCTCTGTCCGGGCTGAGCTACAGGCGCGAAAACCCTACATTGTGGTCGGGGCGAGAGGATTTGAACCTCCGACTCCCTGCTCCCAAAGCAGGTGCGCTACCAGGCTGCGCCACGCCCCGCCTTTCATCTCCTCCCTAACCGCAACCGCCGACCTTTCAGCCTCCGGTCAGCTCACGCTACGGCAAACAAAACGCCGCAACAGCGGTTTTGCTTTCTCGAGGGCACGCGCACGATGGCTGATTCGATTCTTGGCATCCGGTGGAAGCGAGGCCATCGTCACACCATACTCTGGAACGATGAAAATAGGGTCGTAACCGAACCCGCCATCGCCGTTTGGGGCCTCGGCGATGATCCCCTGGCAGCTCCCATGAAACAGGGTCAGCTCTCCTCCTGGGCCAGCCACGGCCACCACACACTGAAAAGAAGCTCCTCGCCAAGAACGCGGTATTCCTGTGAGCAATTCGAGGATCCGCTGATTGCGTTCCCGATCGGTCGCTGTCGGGCCGAGGTAACGGTTGGAGTGAACTCCGGGCTGCCCTCCGAGGGCTTCCACCTCGAGACCGGAATCGTCGGCAAGCGCCCAGTACCCGCTTAGTTCTGCTGCTGCCTTGGCCTTCGTCGCGGCATTCTCAGCGTACGTGGCACCGGACTCAACCGGAGGAATATGCCCGCCAAGCGAGGCGATCGATAAAAAAGAAATCCTCAGGTCGCTGAGGATGTTCGCAATTTCTCGAAATTTTCCTTCGTTTGCCGTCGCCAGAACCAATTGCATTCTAGGAATCTCGCCACCGAATGTCAAGCTACATCTTTACATCTTCAAGCCGTTGATCTCAGCTCCCAGAAGTTGATGTTGGAGGTCAACGAGCTGCTCGATACCTCGAGTCGCCAACTGGAGCATCTGGTCTAACTGGGCCTTATCGAATGGAACCTCCTCTGCCGTCCCCTGGATCTCGACGAACCTCTTGGAGCCGGTCATCACCACATTCATATCCACATCGGCCATGGAGTCCTCGGCATAGTTGAGGTCCAGCAAGAGTTCTCCTTCCACACATCCGACACTCACACCGGCCACGAAATCCTTTAGGAGCGGTCCCTTGAGTTGGCCGTTCTCTTGAAGACGAGAGAGCGCATCGGTCATTGCCACAAAGGCCCCTGTGATAGCGGTAGTTCGAGTCCCTCCGTCAGCCTGGATCACATCACAATCTATCAGCACTGTCCGCTCGCCCAAGCGTGTCAAATCAATCACCGCCCGCAGGGACCGGCCAATGAGACGCTGGATCTCGAATGTCCGACCGCTAGCCTTCCCGGTCGCCGATTCCCGAGCTGTCCTCGTCTTGGTCGCGCGTGGGAGCATCCCATATTCCGCAGTCACCCACCCCTGACCGGTTGCACGCAGGAACAGCGGAACCTTTTCCTCTATCGTGGCTGTACAGAGGACTTTAGTCTCACCGACCTCAATGAGCAGAGACCCTTCAGCATGCTTGAGGAATCCGCGGTTCACCTTCACCGGCCTGATCTCGTCTATTTTCCGACCATCACTCCTCACAAGCTCTCCTTTCGCGCAATCACCCGCCAGCCATCTCAAAAGACGTACTGGGGAGACAAGGGCATCCGTGTATCAACATGCCCTGCCAACGTTGGAATCTCAGTTCCCTCCACAAGGATCTGTACGTGCGTGATCTGGACAAAGTTCGAGGCAAGCGTATTGACAATAGAGAATACGGCGTAGAGCTCTGCTTGAGCGCCTCCTGACAAGCCATCCCGTAACCCCCGATTGAAATCGACGTACGCAGTCCCGAACGAATCAATAAACAGATTGAGAAGCTGGGCCTCCCGAGGAACCGCCGCCGCAAGCGTACTACTTTTCGGCCCGTTCATAAGCTCGGTCAAGATCCGCTTTGCCTCTTCTGTTGTCGTCGCCTCACTTCCTATCTCTCGGACCTCCTCATGGAACGAGTTGCCGTCACCGGCTAAGAAGAAGAGCGTTGCACTTTTCTTCCCACTCTCGAATGTCGGCTTCATCGGTTCTGAGGCAGTACGCTGGACGGCAGGTCTGTCCACGGTGACCGCTTTGCTACCCCAAAGAGCGATCGCACCGACGATCACCACCAGCAAGGCGATCAGGATAGCCGCAATCTTCATGTGGCACATTGCCATTCTCCTACAAACAGCTCATGAAACGCTGCCCGACACGACACACGAAAATGTTATCCCGGAAGTTGTCAGCTTTCAGCGCTCAACTCTTCCGATCCATCCCTCCGCCGCGGCGGAGGCTGATGGTTGGACGCTCTTTTCTTTCGTCGGCCTCGCAATAGCCGTTGAGGACTCGGGCATCAATCCTACCCGTTTTTCATACCTTGCCTTAAACTGGGCGATGCCGGCCAGCAGAGCCTCTGCGACCTGTTGCCGATACGCCTCTTGCTCAAGTTTTCGCTCTTCCTGAGGGTTCGTAATAAAGGCGACCTCCACAAGAACCGACGGCATCGCCGCCCCGATCAGCACGAAGAAGGGTGCCGACTTGACCCCGCGATTGTCTACCCCGAGACTCTGCCCAAGTTCGTTCAGGAGCAGCTCTGCCAACTCACTGGATTCCCTGACATAGAACGTTTGAGTCAGGTCCCAAAGAACAGTTTTCAAGCCTCGCTGCGCATCCTGGCCGACGCCCTCAAGGTTGAGGGCTGTGTTCTCTCTGACGGCAGAAGCCTTTGCGCCTCGATCCGATGGTTCGCGGCTCAAAAAATAGGTCTCAAAACCGACAGCACGACTCCCTGGAGCCGCATTGACGTGCAAACTGATGAAGAAATCGGCTCGGTGTCGATTGGCGATCATCGTTCGGCTCTCAAGTGGGACAAACACATCCTCCGTCCGGGTCATGATAACCTTCATCCCAAGATTCTCTTCGATCAATCGCTGTAACTTGAAGCCGACATCCAGGACGATATCTTTCTCCATCGCTCCTGATGGGCCGATCGCACCAGAATCTCTTCCTCCATGGCCGGGATCGATGACGACTGTCCTGACAATAGGTTCCGGGGACGATGCGGCAGACAACTCAGGTGGCTCGACACCTCGAGTCGCCGGTTTCGCCTGATCTCCTCGTTTAGGTGTCGCCTTCGCCAGAGCATCAACTTGCCGTGAATTCTGCACCTGCTCTTCGATGGGAAAGAGATCGACAACAATCCGATCAGGCTCTCCCATGGCGAATGCCTTGCTCCGCAAACGGCGTCCTGCCCCATGGATCGTGATCTGGCTGTTACTACCAAGCTGTTGGGTTTCAACTGAGGCCACAAGGCCATCAGAGACTTGACTGAATCGGATTGCGGGGCTTACAGTTCCGCGCTTCACCTCCAGTACAACTCGTCCTGATGCCCCATCGTCCCTGAGAATGAAATCGTGCGATCGAGTTCCTTCCAAGACGATCCTGGTATGATCCTGGTAGGTGCGAAACCGTAAAAGACTCAGCGAGTACGCCTTTTGGGCGATCCTGACTACCCGCGCCTCAGGATCCCAGTTAATCCGGCCTTCACCGTATCGCACACCAAGCGCAATTGGCAGGAGCTCAAGGGGAACGACCACACCTCCCCCGAGCTTTCGAGGCGGATCGGACAGTAAGATAACGGATTTTCCCATCCGAACTTTGGGAGAGCCGACTGTGACTGACAGCGAGGATTTCCCAAGCTGAATTCGGTAGCTTCGGCCAGTCAGTAGCGGTTTCGGAGAATTTCCTACGGCCTTGGTTAGGCTTGCCAACGGCAGATATTCAGCGCCATGGACCTTCACTAATGAGAGGGTCAAAGAATCATTCTCGCGATCAATCCTTACCTGAGCAGCCTCAGCAGAGGAAGCGACCGCACCTGCCATGACCAAGACCCCAAAAAGCACAGCTAGTCTGCCTGAAGACTGTTGAACACACCTCTGCCAGTTCAAACCGAACCTCTCATCCTCTACCACGCCAAGAAATGTAAGTATCTCTAGAAATGGATCATCCCATCTCTTCATGCACTTGTCAAAGGCGAAGACTGGCCCAAAAAAGAAATGCCCTCACGAAACCTTCCGTGGGGGCATTTCAAAAAACTCCTGGCGGCGACCTACTCTCCCGCGCAGTTGCCCACGCAGTACCATCGGCGCTGGAGGACTTCACTTCCGTGTTCGGAATGGGAACGGGTGTTTCCCCTCCGCTATGGCCACCAGGAATCTTTACAGGAATATTTGAATAGCTTTCCGGGTCCTTCGAGGGCCGCGGTCTATGAGTCAACTAATGCGACGTCGACCTCAGTGGAAACGAATTCACTCGTATCCGCTCCTTAATTCTGGCGAACTGTTTACGGCTCAGCACCTTTTTTGCCACTAATTCATCGAGCTTGCGATATGGCCGATGCTGGATAACTCGCTCCGCCAGCTCTCGAC is from Candidatus Methylomirabilis sp. and encodes:
- a CDS encoding N-acetylmuramoyl-L-alanine amidase gives rise to the protein MAGAVASSAEAAQVRIDRENDSLTLSLVKVHGAEYLPLASLTKAVGNSPKPLLTGRSYRIQLGKSSLSVTVGSPKVRMGKSVILLSDPPRKLGGGVVVPLELLPIALGVRYGEGRINWDPEARVVRIAQKAYSLSLLRFRTYQDHTRIVLEGTRSHDFILRDDGASGRVVLEVKRGTVSPAIRFSQVSDGLVASVETQQLGSNSQITIHGAGRRLRSKAFAMGEPDRIVVDLFPIEEQVQNSRQVDALAKATPKRGDQAKPATRGVEPPELSAASSPEPIVRTVVIDPGHGGRDSGAIGPSGAMEKDIVLDVGFKLQRLIEENLGMKVIMTRTEDVFVPLESRTMIANRHRADFFISLHVNAAPGSRAVGFETYFLSREPSDRGAKASAVRENTALNLEGVGQDAQRGLKTVLWDLTQTFYVRESSELAELLLNELGQSLGVDNRGVKSAPFFVLIGAAMPSVLVEVAFITNPQEERKLEQEAYRQQVAEALLAGIAQFKARYEKRVGLMPESSTAIARPTKEKSVQPSASAAAEGWIGRVER
- the rdgB gene encoding RdgB/HAM1 family non-canonical purine NTP pyrophosphatase, whose translation is MQLVLATANEGKFREIANILSDLRISFLSIASLGGHIPPVESGATYAENAATKAKAAAELSGYWALADDSGLEVEALGGQPGVHSNRYLGPTATDRERNQRILELLTGIPRSWRGASFQCVVAVAGPGGELTLFHGSCQGIIAEAPNGDGGFGYDPIFIVPEYGVTMASLPPDAKNRISHRARALEKAKPLLRRFVCRSVS
- the rph gene encoding ribonuclease PH, whose translation is MRSDGRKIDEIRPVKVNRGFLKHAEGSLLIEVGETKVLCTATIEEKVPLFLRATGQGWVTAEYGMLPRATKTRTARESATGKASGRTFEIQRLIGRSLRAVIDLTRLGERTVLIDCDVIQADGGTRTTAITGAFVAMTDALSRLQENGQLKGPLLKDFVAGVSVGCVEGELLLDLNYAEDSMADVDMNVVMTGSKRFVEIQGTAEEVPFDKAQLDQMLQLATRGIEQLVDLQHQLLGAEINGLKM
- a CDS encoding GerMN domain-containing protein — encoded protein: MCHMKIAAILIALLVVIVGAIALWGSKAVTVDRPAVQRTASEPMKPTFESGKKSATLFFLAGDGNSFHEEVREIGSEATTTEEAKRILTELMNGPKSSTLAAAVPREAQLLNLFIDSFGTAYVDFNRGLRDGLSGGAQAELYAVFSIVNTLASNFVQITHVQILVEGTEIPTLAGHVDTRMPLSPQYVF
- a CDS encoding YqgE/AlgH family protein, translated to MVISAQFVSNIADPPRQHRRVPRRVKAGSLLWFLATLAVIAGLLTSGSGLLLAAGATTRMAAASQSATLAGQLLVAKDELRDPRFVRSVIYLLHHDANGAMGLILNRPVGEASLSELLKDAGLEGTGVKGKIRVHFGGPVDPGLGFVLHTADYKIEGTKVVKNGIAVTAQPEILRAIGARTGPHKSLFALGYAGWAPSQLEAEIKAGAWEIVPADEALVFDENAETKWERALARRTIRL